In Miscanthus floridulus cultivar M001 chromosome 8, ASM1932011v1, whole genome shotgun sequence, the sequence CAACAAGGACAATAACGACCTTTTCTCTGTAGCACAATACAATTAGCTACTATTTGTTCTTTCTACTTCCGCATCAGGAGAACGACAGTATGAGCAGCTATGCTCCTGTTTTCCCCTAGACTGTCAACTTTCTCGTGCGTCTTGGCCTTGAGATTGACCACAGATGGATCTGCCCCAAGTAGGTCACACAAATTTGATCGGATTGTTTCCTTGAATGGGCTAATTTTTGGTCTTTGCAAGATCAGCGTAGCATCAAGGTTGCCCAGCTCATAGCCTGCTTCATGCATCAATTTCACCTGAAACGACATGGCAATCGAAAGAGCTTACAATGTTGTACATTGAGACTTCAAATATttccttgattgcttctgttgggtttcaactctagcctaccccaacttgtttgggactgaaaggctttgttgttgttgttattgttgttgtgagACTTCAAGCATTTCAATGCTAAAATAGAAGCAAGTGTTTTCTATAAGATGAGAGAACAGCTATGCTCATATTAGAGATAACACCCTGCATAAATTGTTTGAAGGGGCAACGAATGGTGTGTGATGCTAAATAAGtgacataagtcaaatttcacTAGTCAACGGGTTTATGCAGAAAAAGAGGCACAGTTTGATCCCAAATTCTAAGGCATGGGGAAGATTTGTGTCCAGCTCCACCAAAAGTACCAATAGTATGTGCAGTCAGCATTCTATGCACGTGGCCCATGCCTTGTACAAAATCTAAAACGTGGAATACTTTCTGCCCTTGAAGAGTCCAAAGGTCAAAAACACATTTTGCAGTCAGCGACTCATGTAAGAACTGCCAAGACATCTTGGCATAATAACGACTGAGCATCTAATGATTCAGGAAAAATAGACCAGTGAAACAGTGAGCAAGCAGGGAATGAACTATGGCGTTTTCAAGGATATTCTCCACTCCAAATACCACAAGGCATCTACATATTACATTTTGACATAAAGCTATGAGTATATAACAAATACGAGCAGAAAGAATGATTAAACAACATGATATGCAATAAGATGTGAAGTTatttatttaaaaaaatgacGTGGAATTACGAAAGGTTCACCAAATTTTAGGTAATCAATCAATCTACAGTATGCTCTGATAATTGATCCAGCACTTCAAGCACAGAGAAACCGTCCAATTTACACATGATATCAAAATCCTGACATGCTTCATATTAATCAATATAATCAGTAGAGATTACCCAACTGTTCTCTAAAACCCCCAAAATTTCTCTATGAAACTCTACATTTTGTTGTGACTAGCAAATATACCCGTGCGACACGCACCTGTTTACAAAAAATATTTCAAATGCAATGGGAATATTAATTGAATtctcaatatatcagttcatatATATCAAAATCCTGACATGCTTCATATTAATCATTATAATCAGTAGAGATTACCCAATTGTTCTCTAAAACCCCCAAAATTTCTCTATGAAACTCTACATTTTGTTGTGATAAAGCATTCAACTAGCTGTTGAAACCATGCTACTTACACAAAATACCGCAGATCCTAACATGGTTAGGGAGacatgatggaattgattgcatCGAATGAACTAGAGATAACGCACTAGAAAGAAGAGGAACTCACAGCTTCCTTCATGAACACAGAAGAATCGGCGCCCTTCCAACGGGGGTCGGAGTCCGGGAAAATCTGCCCGATGTCTGGCAGCCCCAGCGCGCCGAGAATCGCGTCCACCACGCAGTGCAGCAGCACGTCGCCTGCACAGGGCgaaacaaaaattgccaaacgcGAGGTCAGAAACGGAACCACGCAGGAACATAGAGGGCAGTGGCGGCCCCAGGAGCGCGTACCGTCAGAGTGAGCCTCGCAGCCGCGGTCGTGGGGGATGTTGATGC encodes:
- the LOC136474566 gene encoding 2-C-methyl-D-erythritol 2,4-cyclodiphosphate synthase, chloroplastic, producing MATAPNASSLFLVSSPISTAPRARAGSCPPSAQPSLRLRPRPSPAIAAAVQAEHQPAVAATPKPPALPFRVGHGFDLHRLEPNLPLIIGGINIPHDRGCEAHSDGDVLLHCVVDAILGALGLPDIGQIFPDSDPRWKGADSSVFMKEAVKLMHEAGYELGNLDATLILQRPKISPFKETIRSNLCDLLGADPSVVNLKAKTHEKVDSLGENRSIAAHTVVLLMRK